A part of Paenibacillus donghaensis genomic DNA contains:
- a CDS encoding IS5 family transposase (programmed frameshift), translating to MLRRHEINDQNWERIKDILPLENTGEGRPSKPNRLMLNGMLWKVKTGAPWRDLPARFGSWKTVYSRFRLWSQSDVFQKIFESLTRDADLQETSIDSTSCKVHQHAAGAKKGAENAEISQHIGLSRGGRNTKIHAAVDALGNPVCLYLTPGNVHDCTVAIEVLSTIPLSGSVVLADKAYGTNEIRTCIESQQATYCIPPKSNVKDPWACDYNHYKERHVVVCFFNKLKQFRGIATRYDKLSRNFLSFVFLASSMILLK from the exons ATGCTGAGACGACACGAGATTAACGATCAAAACTGGGAGCGAATCAAAGACATCCTACCCCTAGAAAACACAGGAGAGGGACGTCCATCAAAACCGAATCGATTGATGCTAAATGGCATGCTCTGGAAGGTGAAAACAGGAGCGCCCTGGCGCGATTTACCCGCACGCTTCGGCTCGTGGAAGACGGTGTATTCACGCTTTCGTCTGTGGAGCCAGAGTGATGTCTTTCAAAAAATATTTGAGTCCCTCACCCGTGATGCTGACCTACAGGAAACTTCAATTGATAGTACATCCTGTAAAGTTCACCAACATGCGGCAGGGGCAAAAAAAG GGGCAGAAAACGCCGAAATAAGCCAGCATATCGGGCTTTCGCGCGGTGGTCGTAACACCAAGATCCATGCAGCAGTGGATGCGTTGGGGAATCCCGTATGTTTGTATCTCACGCCCGGAAATGTTCATGATTGCACCGTAGCGATTGAAGTACTCTCTACGATTCCGTTATCGGGAAGTGTCGTGTTGGCGGATAAAGCCTATGGCACGAATGAAATTCGGACATGCATCGAATCTCAACAAGCAACCTATTGCATACCCCCAAAGAGCAATGTGAAAGACCCTTGGGCTTGTGATTATAACCATTATAAAGAACGTCATGTGGTCGTATGTTTCTTCAACAAGCTCAAACAATTCCGTGGCATCGCAACACGCTATGATAAACTCTCGCGCAACTTTTTAAGCTTCGTATTTCTAGCTTCTTCCATGATTTTGCTGAAATAG
- a CDS encoding Wadjet anti-phage system protein JetD domain-containing protein: MSEGFKRQLVSALLDKYERSSFFYKEKRPTRRIMLKLYDGGQTEFPQYDIEQYEKRIVINFAVQALYEAQLVSYRWMKGEENHIIAEVWLNFENISSAYSLIGRQPKGDVVDEVYLELLKSIDKVRSGWAKQFLRDTYDIISRKRSIGNRLPVDRNERSDLLSAICFIDQMGELEMLERVFSLQCFGDSKRFEKAIRARLLGILSKYLDYEDDNTDEELLRQVGITKYPEQLEFCGQVTMLFDSGIVDFSQLIFGGVVNSKDFQRGQLKTSPTINRVISIENRANYIDYIHKQKNEHEMVVFHGGQFSPTKRKFLLAVAASMSSTSKWYHWGDIDYGGFTMLARLRREINCNVIPYRMDKSELIRYSSLTASVESNYIEKLCNLKRHSELADCSPCIDYMIENHVKLEQEAMLTDSLNNLISL, encoded by the coding sequence ATGAGTGAAGGATTTAAGCGCCAATTAGTTTCAGCTTTACTTGATAAATATGAGCGTAGCAGCTTTTTTTACAAGGAAAAACGTCCGACTCGTCGAATTATGCTGAAATTATATGATGGAGGGCAAACAGAGTTCCCACAGTATGATATAGAGCAATATGAAAAGCGCATTGTGATAAATTTTGCAGTACAGGCCTTGTATGAGGCGCAACTGGTATCATATCGGTGGATGAAGGGTGAAGAAAATCACATCATAGCAGAGGTATGGCTGAATTTTGAGAATATCTCCTCTGCGTACTCCTTGATTGGGCGGCAACCAAAAGGTGATGTGGTGGATGAGGTTTATTTAGAACTGTTGAAATCAATAGATAAAGTTCGTAGCGGATGGGCAAAACAGTTTCTGAGAGATACATATGACATCATTTCTAGAAAACGATCTATTGGAAACAGATTACCAGTTGATAGAAACGAGCGTAGTGATCTCCTTAGTGCAATATGTTTTATTGATCAAATGGGTGAGTTAGAAATGCTTGAGCGTGTATTTTCGCTTCAATGTTTCGGAGATTCAAAGAGATTCGAGAAGGCGATAAGAGCACGGCTGCTTGGCATATTGTCCAAATATCTAGATTATGAAGATGATAATACTGATGAGGAGCTTCTTAGACAAGTAGGTATTACGAAGTATCCAGAACAATTGGAGTTTTGTGGGCAAGTTACAATGTTATTTGATAGTGGTATAGTTGACTTTTCACAATTGATTTTTGGAGGCGTTGTAAATTCGAAAGATTTTCAACGCGGGCAGCTAAAAACATCTCCAACAATAAACCGTGTAATCTCAATAGAAAATCGGGCGAATTATATAGACTATATTCATAAGCAAAAAAATGAACATGAAATGGTTGTGTTCCATGGAGGGCAATTCAGCCCCACTAAGCGGAAATTTTTGCTTGCAGTAGCGGCTTCCATGTCCAGCACTAGTAAATGGTATCACTGGGGAGATATCGATTATGGCGGATTTACTATGCTGGCAAGATTAAGAAGGGAAATCAATTGTAATGTCATTCCGTACCGTATGGATAAATCCGAATTAATAAGATATTCCTCTTTAACGGCGTCAGTGGAGTCGAATTATATTGAAAAACTGTGCAACTTGAAGAGACACAGCGAGCTTGCCGACTGTTCCCCCTGCATTGACTATATGATTGAAAATCATGTCAAACTGGAACAGGAAGCTATGTTAACAGACTCGTTAAATAATTTGATATCTTTATAA
- a CDS encoding SbcC/MukB-like Walker B domain-containing protein — translation MQENIRSYKSLEQEADVLKDRIALLERIVTDHQTFETHRQNEILYSFLVDRARVDIKLTTSAGEKDKATDYSAQLTILNDTLAKETERQSKLQDERNIMQANLLSNKEALILENLQSQISEKKQLITTLHGNFSRTSALLSKSIASWRININGFIQKIQGTDTSSLDPILTTRVHDLIADGQQLYAKLETLGYTDAASILAVGESGLIYYATSADAIRMQCSALLSRFSEEQQKVADNRKGLLTEQESLESGVYRFPQDVLDLKEAVMGRLHTKTGSSVKVVVVAEAAELRDKRWRNVIEGYLNTQKFYLIVPPEHFDIALRVYDDIKRQRSIYNTGIVDIEKLQRINPIAEPGSLAEELVTDNPNVRLFLDFTLGRVKKCDRVGDLRRHRTAITDDGMLYQNFVVRAMNPDRWAKPAIGQGAIRQRLEDVKREIKELTDIIAVCASVKNAFQSGNTLMILSESDATQTVTAAENVGQIPAIEQEVILLNKNVESVDKSAVEAIRERIESLDQQLRTLYKQIDEQKNECITIKERLRVCLEETIPRISKELEMMGFELSEKYEAEWLQNTGNTRYQREILSRGNAVDIERAFPRELSRSINSKTSSWDGVRNLRRQYNDKYIMGYDIEAVSNGTYDNAWIELSDIKLPEYLISIADARSKAFEQFQEDFLSRLQYNIKDARRQIDGLNSALSGSSFGEDTYRFLIIPKQEYKRYYDMIVDPMLLEGGYNLLSDQFNAKYKDEIAELFAIITNEGTGSKAQERDDYDKRVQAFTDYRTYLSFDLEVINREGESQRLSKTLGKKSGGETQTPFYIAVLASFAQLYRIGRDKTANTSRIILFDEAFSKMDGERIVRSVELLREFNFQVVLSAPPDKIGDIATLVDRNLCVLRVGKRACVRSFDPRKLEELDYE, via the coding sequence ATGCAGGAAAATATTAGAAGCTATAAAAGTCTGGAGCAAGAGGCTGATGTGCTTAAGGATCGAATCGCGTTGCTTGAGCGCATTGTTACGGATCATCAAACCTTTGAAACCCACAGGCAAAATGAAATTCTATATTCCTTTTTGGTTGACCGCGCACGAGTAGATATCAAATTGACTACTAGTGCAGGCGAAAAAGATAAAGCAACCGATTACTCCGCCCAGCTAACTATTTTGAACGATACCTTAGCAAAGGAAACAGAGCGACAGAGTAAACTGCAGGATGAGCGTAATATCATGCAAGCCAACCTGCTTAGTAACAAGGAAGCACTAATTTTAGAGAATCTTCAGTCGCAAATCTCTGAGAAGAAGCAACTAATAACTACGCTTCACGGGAATTTCAGTAGGACTTCTGCATTACTTTCAAAAAGCATTGCTTCATGGAGGATAAACATTAATGGATTTATTCAGAAAATTCAAGGGACTGATACTAGCTCTCTTGATCCGATATTGACGACTCGTGTTCATGACTTGATTGCTGACGGGCAACAGCTTTATGCCAAGCTTGAAACACTCGGATATACCGATGCAGCATCCATTTTAGCAGTTGGGGAGAGCGGGCTTATTTATTATGCAACCAGTGCGGATGCTATACGAATGCAGTGCAGTGCACTTCTTTCACGATTCTCTGAAGAGCAGCAGAAGGTTGCCGATAATCGTAAAGGATTGCTGACGGAGCAGGAGTCCCTTGAAAGTGGTGTCTACCGCTTTCCACAGGATGTACTTGATCTCAAAGAAGCTGTTATGGGGCGTTTGCATACTAAAACTGGTTCATCGGTTAAGGTGGTAGTAGTGGCGGAAGCAGCTGAACTCAGGGACAAACGCTGGCGTAATGTTATTGAAGGATATCTTAATACACAAAAATTCTATTTAATCGTTCCACCTGAGCACTTTGACATTGCTCTTCGTGTTTATGATGATATCAAGAGACAACGAAGCATCTATAATACTGGTATTGTGGATATTGAAAAACTTCAGAGAATAAATCCTATAGCAGAACCCGGAAGCCTAGCGGAAGAACTTGTAACTGATAATCCCAATGTGAGATTATTTTTAGATTTTACACTTGGTCGTGTGAAGAAATGTGACCGCGTCGGTGATTTGCGCCGGCATCGAACAGCAATTACAGACGATGGAATGTTATACCAGAATTTTGTTGTAAGAGCGATGAATCCAGATAGATGGGCGAAGCCCGCCATTGGCCAAGGTGCGATACGGCAACGGTTGGAAGATGTAAAAAGAGAGATTAAAGAGTTAACCGATATAATAGCTGTTTGTGCATCTGTAAAGAATGCCTTCCAATCGGGAAATACTTTAATGATACTAAGTGAATCGGACGCTACACAGACAGTTACGGCAGCGGAAAACGTTGGACAGATTCCAGCAATAGAACAAGAAGTCATTCTGCTGAACAAAAATGTAGAGTCTGTTGATAAAAGTGCTGTTGAAGCAATACGAGAGCGCATCGAATCATTAGATCAACAACTGAGGACTCTTTATAAGCAGATTGACGAACAAAAAAACGAATGCATTACCATCAAAGAACGATTGCGAGTATGTCTTGAGGAAACAATTCCAAGGATTTCCAAAGAGCTGGAAATGATGGGATTTGAGCTTTCTGAAAAATACGAAGCTGAATGGCTCCAGAACACAGGAAATACAAGATATCAACGTGAGATTTTGAGTAGAGGTAATGCCGTTGACATTGAACGAGCATTTCCGAGAGAACTTAGCCGCTCAATAAACTCTAAAACTTCTTCGTGGGATGGGGTGCGGAATTTACGCCGCCAATATAATGATAAGTATATTATGGGATATGACATTGAAGCCGTCAGTAATGGTACCTATGATAACGCATGGATTGAGCTTAGTGATATTAAACTTCCAGAATATTTGATTAGTATCGCAGATGCTCGAAGTAAAGCTTTTGAGCAGTTTCAGGAGGATTTTTTAAGCCGTCTGCAATACAATATAAAGGATGCAAGACGACAGATCGACGGATTAAACAGCGCATTAAGCGGTAGTTCCTTTGGCGAGGATACATATCGATTTCTGATTATTCCAAAACAGGAATATAAACGATATTATGATATGATCGTAGATCCAATGCTGCTGGAAGGCGGGTATAATCTTTTGTCTGATCAGTTTAATGCAAAATACAAGGATGAGATTGCAGAACTGTTTGCAATTATTACGAATGAAGGAACCGGATCAAAAGCACAGGAACGCGATGATTATGATAAACGAGTACAAGCTTTTACGGATTATCGCACTTACCTATCCTTCGATTTAGAGGTCATTAACCGCGAGGGAGAATCACAAAGACTCTCTAAAACACTTGGAAAAAAATCTGGTGGCGAAACTCAGACGCCATTTTATATTGCAGTATTAGCATCGTTTGCACAATTGTATCGCATTGGCCGGGACAAGACAGCTAATACATCTCGTATTATCCTGTTTGATGAAGCATTTTCCAAGATGGATGGCGAGCGCATTGTGCGAAGTGTTGAACTGTTACGTGAGTTTAACTTTCAAGTGGTACTTTCTGCGCCACCCGATAAAATTGGGGATATTGCTACTCTTGTAGATAGGAATCTATGCGTGTTACGTGTAGGAAAGCGGGCATGCGTGCGTAGTTTTGACCCTAGGAAGTTGGAGGAGCTTGATTATGAGTGA
- a CDS encoding ATP-binding protein: MKRMTRLLLIHWHYFVHEVIELNKVNFLTGKNASGKSTVMDALQLLLLADTSGSFFNKAASGRGNRTLSGYLRGELGDDEDFGFKYLRNGRFTSYIALEFFDEEKGKYFTAGCCFDTYSENDLQKLFFRFDGAMPSNEFVINRKPMDIAILRAYIKEHYSIGSSYTTDVNRDFRQDLYGKLGAYVIASVSY, translated from the coding sequence ATGAAGCGGATGACAAGACTCTTACTGATTCACTGGCACTACTTTGTCCATGAGGTTATTGAGTTAAATAAAGTGAATTTTCTGACCGGAAAAAATGCCTCAGGGAAGTCGACAGTTATGGATGCTCTGCAATTGTTACTGCTTGCCGATACTAGCGGTAGCTTCTTCAACAAGGCTGCCAGTGGACGAGGTAATCGAACCTTAAGTGGATATTTACGCGGTGAACTAGGTGACGATGAGGATTTTGGTTTTAAATATCTGCGCAATGGACGATTTACAAGCTATATTGCTTTAGAGTTCTTTGATGAGGAGAAAGGGAAATATTTTACCGCAGGGTGTTGTTTTGATACTTATTCGGAAAACGATTTGCAAAAGTTATTTTTTCGATTTGACGGAGCCATGCCGTCAAATGAGTTTGTTATTAATAGAAAGCCGATGGATATTGCAATTTTGAGGGCATATATCAAGGAACACTATTCTATAGGAAGTAGTTATACTACCGATGTAAACCGGGATTTCAGACAGGATTTATATGGGAAACTTGGGGCTTACGTGATCGCTTCGGTCAGTTATTGA
- a CDS encoding DUF4194 domain-containing protein, translating to MWNEQYIGLTTYEKGEFKRLANYLLSHTYMVRYEYQPSQQMTLPNYDYQIASRLFGILHDYFAITGWRLEKDDNYGIMSLINIFDHNRLRIDRFTTLFLYTCRLIYEEEREQANSFHTVKTDTQAVVEKMRMLGLLDKGKTTQKERIEAQRTLAHHNIIQKMESSAWNNEGNQILILPSILSIISNQGINDMITELDELRVDDDTSTAGEQED from the coding sequence ATGTGGAATGAGCAGTATATAGGACTTACTACTTATGAGAAAGGCGAGTTCAAACGTTTGGCGAATTATCTATTATCTCATACATATATGGTGCGATATGAGTATCAGCCATCACAGCAAATGACTTTGCCAAACTACGACTATCAGATAGCTTCACGTCTATTTGGCATTTTGCATGATTATTTTGCGATCACTGGCTGGCGTCTTGAAAAAGATGATAATTACGGAATTATGTCCTTAATAAATATATTTGACCATAATCGCTTGAGAATCGATCGATTCACTACATTGTTTTTATATACATGCCGTCTCATATACGAAGAAGAGCGAGAACAAGCAAATAGCTTCCATACGGTTAAAACAGATACCCAAGCAGTTGTTGAAAAAATGCGAATGCTTGGACTTCTTGATAAGGGGAAAACAACGCAAAAAGAACGTATTGAGGCTCAAAGAACGCTTGCTCATCATAATATTATTCAAAAAATGGAATCCTCTGCATGGAACAATGAAGGTAATCAAATTCTCATTCTTCCATCTATCTTATCTATTATTTCCAATCAAGGGATCAACGATATGATAACAGAATTAGATGAGCTTCGTGTAGATGACGACACTAGCACAGCTGGAGAACAGGAGGATTAG
- a CDS encoding Wadjet anti-phage system protein JetA family protein: MSIFDTIPENFFSVLASGNKEIYVDALMLLHQMFKYELNIRVDDYISSLIAQIEDKSFMLEEDDEVTEVSLTPNVKARLILNRLVKTGWVDKEFLDGSFIEIITPRDYAIKVMKLLSELSDQTLHEYNSLVFATYSGLKQAKNEHQGQMYEAVLSAKTNTEQLTYELKRLYHGIRSYLRRIQEQSEVNVLLKNHFEEYKRMSDSIYHPIKTMDSIHRYMVPIQEILTDILADEELMDGMRSRAMTIRKYENDDEAGQEIISSIDYVLDVYQSIGGIVNEIDRKHSTYTKSSIEKIQYLMTADQSIKGKLVELLKAYSNSSDTKRSVIVEMLEQHIRVNRQEFIDGKSLYHKNVRSRRVYSEPLEITDDNTFSNAAMTGMLQQIKIGYPVARIRKYVNSLFKENESSISSETISINNDEDFILLILAMVRANERGMDYKVQINNGRLDRNGYIIPNMTISKREVRHYVE; this comes from the coding sequence GTGAGCATTTTTGACACAATTCCCGAAAATTTTTTCTCTGTGCTGGCATCGGGAAACAAAGAAATATATGTTGATGCGCTCATGCTGCTGCATCAGATGTTCAAGTATGAACTTAATATTCGGGTAGACGATTATATCTCGTCTTTGATAGCCCAAATTGAGGATAAGTCCTTTATGCTCGAAGAAGATGACGAAGTAACCGAAGTCAGCTTAACACCTAATGTTAAGGCGCGTTTGATATTGAACCGCCTGGTTAAAACGGGATGGGTAGATAAGGAGTTTCTGGATGGCTCATTTATTGAAATTATTACTCCACGTGATTATGCCATTAAAGTAATGAAGCTCTTGAGTGAACTAAGTGATCAAACCCTGCACGAGTATAACTCCCTCGTATTCGCGACTTATTCTGGTCTCAAGCAAGCTAAAAATGAACATCAAGGGCAAATGTATGAGGCAGTATTGTCGGCAAAGACAAACACGGAGCAACTTACTTACGAGCTAAAAAGGCTTTATCATGGAATTCGCAGTTATTTGCGGCGAATACAGGAGCAGAGCGAAGTGAATGTGCTGCTAAAAAATCATTTTGAAGAATATAAAAGGATGTCCGACAGTATTTATCATCCGATCAAAACAATGGATTCTATTCATCGCTATATGGTACCCATTCAGGAGATCCTGACAGATATTCTTGCGGATGAAGAGCTCATGGATGGCATGCGATCAAGAGCCATGACGATACGAAAATATGAGAATGACGATGAGGCGGGGCAGGAGATCATATCTTCAATTGATTATGTTTTGGATGTATACCAGTCAATTGGAGGAATTGTGAATGAAATTGATAGAAAGCACAGCACATACACAAAAAGCTCTATTGAAAAAATCCAATACCTGATGACTGCAGACCAAAGTATCAAGGGAAAACTGGTTGAGCTGTTGAAAGCATACTCAAATTCCTCAGATACCAAGCGCAGTGTAATCGTTGAAATGCTTGAACAGCATATTCGAGTCAATCGACAAGAATTTATTGATGGAAAATCTCTCTATCACAAAAATGTACGCAGTAGGCGTGTCTATTCTGAACCGCTGGAAATCACAGATGATAATACGTTTTCTAATGCGGCTATGACCGGAATGCTACAACAAATCAAAATTGGATATCCCGTGGCAAGAATTCGGAAATATGTGAACAGTCTTTTTAAAGAAAATGAATCTTCTATTAGTAGTGAGACAATATCGATTAATAACGATGAGGACTTTATACTTCTGATACTGGCTATGGTTCGCGCTAATGAACGAGGCATGGATTACAAGGTGCAAATAAACAATGGTCGACTTGATAGAAATGGTTACATAATTCCTAATATGACGATCAGCAAAAGAGAGGTGAGGCACTATGTGGAATGA
- a CDS encoding GNAT family N-acetyltransferase, translating into MPINKKIMECEIEYTKCFSEFFENQNIVRFRDHQLNDMYYHNYTYIKESIDELDLSRMIQDEITLRLAEECNYCNIITNFVINSSVLSTLRYKPEISKNGYYSFDISHFPRLNAVSDCIMKKVDNQEMIYNLLFSDLQHDEGTLGKDFCIRRCYRRGEVYVSDQGVNSYLCYHNGDIVGNCDLFIYNGVAKIEDFSVIPKYQRKGYGTTILKSLIAIAIQENCESIYLVTDEDDTAKEMYLKIGFNKIGERTDLFFKL; encoded by the coding sequence ATGCCTATAAATAAGAAGATTATGGAATGCGAAATTGAATATACCAAATGCTTCTCTGAGTTTTTTGAAAATCAGAATATCGTTAGATTTCGTGATCATCAATTGAATGACATGTACTATCACAATTACACATACATAAAAGAATCAATCGACGAGCTTGATCTAAGCCGCATGATACAAGATGAAATTACATTGCGGTTAGCTGAAGAATGCAATTATTGCAATATTATTACAAATTTTGTGATCAACAGTTCTGTGCTGTCTACTCTTCGATATAAGCCGGAAATATCAAAAAACGGATACTATTCTTTTGATATTTCTCATTTCCCAAGACTCAATGCTGTATCTGATTGCATCATGAAGAAAGTTGACAATCAAGAAATGATATATAATCTTTTATTTAGTGACTTGCAGCATGATGAGGGAACTCTTGGAAAAGATTTTTGCATAAGAAGATGTTACAGACGTGGCGAAGTATATGTTTCTGATCAAGGTGTCAACTCTTATCTTTGCTACCATAACGGTGATATCGTAGGGAATTGCGATTTGTTTATTTATAATGGCGTTGCAAAAATCGAAGATTTTTCTGTTATCCCCAAATATCAACGTAAGGGATATGGTACAACGATATTGAAATCCTTAATTGCTATTGCAATACAAGAGAATTGCGAATCGATTTATCTGGTTACCGATGAAGACGATACTGCTAAAGAAATGTATCTAAAAATCGGATTCAATAAAATTGGGGAAAGAACCGATTTATTTTTTAAGCTTTAA